One Clostridium estertheticum DNA segment encodes these proteins:
- a CDS encoding PHP domain-containing protein, producing MIDLHIHTTSSDGSDEPKVILTKAEEAGLSYISITDHDSIGAYKKLEEAKIDNYFSGKIIPGCEFSVAYNGTPIEILAYDIDLKTIEETGIVSEEKFLQRENQYLNTMMSICKNLGIKYDNTLSIAGGKYFATQVLYFDLKKYPENEKHFSTEVWKGVNGFYRTCVNNESSPFYLNQLKNYPSIQEITKIIKKAGGKSFLAHLYVYYAEDYEEFLNSMVSLNVIDGIECYHSLHTMDKTNFLLNFCKNHNLYVSGGSDYHGKIKPKVILGESMPGVRIPYEISEKWLSTCRTFEGEIF from the coding sequence ATGATAGATTTACATATTCATACAACATCTTCAGATGGTTCAGATGAACCAAAAGTAATACTTACTAAAGCAGAGGAAGCAGGACTAAGCTACATATCAATTACTGATCATGACTCCATTGGTGCATATAAAAAACTTGAAGAAGCAAAAATAGATAACTACTTCAGTGGCAAAATCATCCCTGGATGTGAATTTTCTGTTGCGTATAATGGCACTCCCATTGAAATACTAGCATATGATATAGATCTTAAAACCATTGAGGAAACAGGAATAGTCTCAGAAGAGAAATTTCTTCAAAGAGAAAACCAGTACTTAAATACAATGATGAGTATCTGCAAAAATCTAGGCATTAAATATGACAATACTCTATCTATAGCAGGGGGTAAATACTTTGCAACACAAGTATTATATTTTGATTTAAAGAAATATCCTGAAAATGAAAAACACTTTTCTACTGAAGTATGGAAAGGGGTTAATGGATTTTACAGAACCTGTGTTAATAATGAAAGCAGTCCATTTTACCTAAACCAATTAAAGAATTATCCATCAATACAAGAAATTACTAAAATAATAAAAAAAGCAGGAGGAAAGTCATTTCTTGCTCATCTTTATGTTTATTATGCAGAGGATTATGAAGAATTTCTAAACTCAATGGTATCATTAAATGTTATTGATGGTATTGAATGTTATCATTCCCTTCACACAATGGATAAAACAAACTTCCTTCTTAACTTTTGCAAAAATCACAATCTTTATGTTTCAGGTGGAAGTGACTATCATGGTAAAATCAAACCTAAAGTTATATTGGGTGAGAGTATGCCTGGAGTAAGGATACCCTATGAAATATCAGAAAAATGGCTTTCAACTTGTAGGACATTTGAAGGTGAGATATTTTAA
- a CDS encoding UPF0182 family protein has protein sequence MKKKFVISSVFIILILCLLFTGNIVQFVINIEWFNQVGYLSIYLTKILTVSKFMIPVFIISYLGIWLYYRSLRKSIMHLKIVVEVNVKKRAIENKIFIACNLIISFVFSFTFASAYWFKLLQFLNAVSFNVKDPIFNKDVSFYTFKLPLIKSLYTVIMTLLVLLVIIKVAVFFVIKAKDLSYVGRIPNPFEDLRKLGRELIIFLGRQIAIIASLISLFLSLGFLINSYYLVYSPRGVAYGASYTDVHVTLLFYKISIVACIIAAVVIFISVLRTKVKPIIISVVTLVLISFIEVISAVIIQNSIVMPNEKEFEKPYIQNNIDFTRKAFNLENITTTSTNVKNDLKQEDISNNKETIDNIRINSAAQSLEFYNQVQIIRYYYNFSDIDVDRYKINDKYSQVFLASREIDSTSLAPSTWQNTHMIYTHGFGVVMSKVNEVTAEGQPAFVIKDMPIANSTNIKLINPRIYFGEKTNEYALVNTNVSEFDYPQGGTNKVTNYDGKAGIKMGLGNKLLFALNKGDLNFLLSRDIKSTSKILINRNIVERSKLIAPFLTYDKDPYVVISEGKLYYILDAYTTSSKYPYSQPQDGINYIRNSVKVVIDAYDGTTNFYVADSTDPIVQSYAKIFPKLFKNISEVPADLKAHFRYPADIFNIQSAVLGRYHVTDPGVFYNGEDIWDVSKNANAVGGEAKTTIPPYIVEKLPGSNNEEMVLQQYFNIKGKYNMTAILGARMDEGNYGKLFLNKFPAETTVYSPFLFKQRISQDTTISAQLSLWNTGGSEVQYGDTVILPVKNSLLYIEPLYLRASGKNSIPEMKKIIISYDNKLLMVDNIESGLEQIFNYQPPNTVVPGKAETTAPLSQAKVKLIKEANDLYTKALDAQKNLDWTKYGEYIKQLGNILKELDK, from the coding sequence ATGAAAAAAAAGTTTGTTATATCTAGTGTATTTATAATTCTTATTTTATGTTTACTTTTTACGGGTAACATAGTTCAATTTGTTATTAATATTGAGTGGTTTAATCAAGTGGGTTACCTTTCAATATACTTAACAAAGATACTTACTGTGTCTAAGTTTATGATACCTGTTTTTATCATTAGTTATCTTGGTATATGGTTATACTATAGGAGCCTGAGGAAGAGTATCATGCACTTAAAAATAGTGGTAGAGGTAAATGTCAAGAAAAGAGCTATTGAAAATAAAATTTTTATAGCTTGTAATTTAATTATTTCATTTGTATTTTCTTTTACTTTTGCATCTGCATATTGGTTTAAGCTTCTTCAATTCCTAAATGCAGTTAGTTTTAATGTGAAGGACCCTATTTTCAATAAGGATGTATCTTTTTATACTTTCAAACTTCCTTTAATTAAATCACTATATACAGTTATAATGACACTACTAGTATTACTAGTTATTATTAAAGTAGCAGTTTTCTTTGTAATAAAAGCAAAGGATCTTTCGTATGTAGGGAGAATACCAAATCCTTTTGAAGACCTTCGAAAACTAGGCAGGGAACTCATTATATTTTTAGGAAGACAAATTGCAATAATAGCATCACTAATATCACTTTTTCTTTCACTTGGATTTTTGATAAATTCATATTATTTAGTGTATAGCCCTAGGGGTGTTGCATATGGGGCAAGCTATACGGATGTTCACGTAACACTACTATTCTATAAAATATCAATTGTGGCATGTATTATTGCTGCAGTAGTAATATTTATAAGCGTTTTAAGAACAAAGGTTAAGCCTATAATAATTTCAGTTGTCACTTTAGTTTTAATAAGCTTTATAGAAGTAATATCAGCAGTTATAATTCAAAATAGTATTGTAATGCCAAATGAAAAGGAATTTGAAAAACCATATATCCAGAACAATATTGATTTTACTAGGAAAGCCTTTAATTTAGAGAATATCACCACAACATCTACTAATGTAAAAAATGATTTAAAACAAGAGGATATTTCAAATAATAAGGAGACAATAGATAATATTAGAATAAATTCAGCAGCACAGTCACTTGAATTCTATAATCAAGTTCAAATAATAAGATATTACTATAATTTTAGTGATATAGACGTAGATAGATATAAAATAAATGATAAATATAGTCAGGTATTTCTTGCATCAAGAGAAATAGACTCAACGTCCCTTGCTCCAAGTACTTGGCAGAATACTCATATGATTTATACTCATGGTTTTGGTGTTGTAATGAGTAAGGTAAATGAGGTTACAGCAGAAGGGCAGCCTGCTTTTGTAATTAAAGATATGCCTATTGCAAACAGTACAAATATCAAATTAATTAATCCGAGAATCTATTTTGGTGAAAAAACAAATGAGTATGCATTAGTAAATACTAATGTGAGTGAATTTGACTATCCTCAAGGTGGAACAAATAAAGTAACAAATTATGATGGAAAAGCCGGAATTAAAATGGGTTTAGGTAATAAGCTTTTGTTTGCACTAAATAAGGGAGATTTGAATTTCCTACTATCTAGGGATATTAAGAGCACAAGTAAAATCCTTATTAATAGAAATATAGTTGAAAGGTCAAAGCTTATAGCTCCATTTTTAACTTATGACAAAGATCCATATGTTGTTATAAGTGAAGGGAAACTATACTATATACTTGATGCTTACACTACATCCTCTAAGTATCCATACTCACAGCCACAAGATGGAATAAACTATATTAGAAATTCAGTTAAGGTTGTAATTGATGCTTATGATGGAACCACAAATTTCTATGTGGCAGATTCAACTGATCCAATTGTACAAAGCTATGCAAAAATTTTCCCTAAGCTTTTTAAGAATATATCAGAGGTTCCTGCTGACTTAAAAGCACATTTTAGATATCCAGCTGATATATTTAATATTCAAAGTGCAGTGCTGGGAAGATACCATGTAACTGATCCTGGAGTGTTCTATAATGGGGAGGATATTTGGGATGTTTCCAAAAATGCAAACGCTGTTGGTGGTGAGGCTAAAACAACTATTCCACCATATATTGTAGAGAAATTACCGGGCTCAAATAATGAAGAAATGGTTTTGCAACAATATTTCAATATAAAGGGAAAATATAACATGACAGCAATTTTAGGCGCTAGAATGGACGAGGGAAACTACGGTAAATTGTTTCTAAATAAATTTCCAGCAGAAACAACAGTTTACAGTCCATTCCTATTTAAACAAAGGATAAGTCAGGATACTACAATTTCGGCACAACTATCACTATGGAATACTGGTGGATCTGAGGTACAGTATGGAGACACTGTAATTTTACCAGTAAAGAATTCCTTGCTTTATATTGAACCTCTTTATTTAAGGGCTAGTGGAAAAAATAGTATTCCTGAAATGAAAAAAATAATAATCTCTTATGACAATAAGTTACTTATGGTTGATAATATTGAAAGCGGACTCGAACAGATATTTAATTATCAGCCACCAAATACAGTGGTTCCAGGTAAAGCGGAAACTACTGCTCCTTTAAGCCAAGCTAAAGTAAAGCTAATTAAGGAGGCAAATGATTTATATACAAAAGCACTTGATGCTCAAAAAAATTTAGATTGGACAAAATATGGAGAGTATATTAAGCAGCTTGGAAATATACTAAAAGAATTAGATAAATAA
- a CDS encoding Ryanodine receptor Ryr — MKNENINIVVTGDIAINLLQWTTDDNNTRVYGWQSYPQVHSTIRLGEDFLLSKLVALSTGANILSPKIKKTGNNSLEKGLVSTVELGLFPVTNDVNDKNKVYRIKQFLGFTSPASGMPKLFSVIKDDVNADIVILDDENNGFNSNEEVWPLALKSHEKSPIIIYKTNNLGDSNNLWNDLEKYHLENTIVVINADDLRSKGVNISKSISWERTALDFVWQMNNNVNLGALAKCKHLIIPFGVEGAIHYKNGGRSESELYFLTYEFEGGFIKGDQGKMYGLTSCFVAGLARTIVSGIQNHEELDSSIREGIREGIVAAQKYFMHGFGYNVFDSLYPDPVIFTESENDFIYKEHIQDVNIRNTKNPNCQACWYIIKDKNSVNLGDTAYDIVKNGEKSALNFMPIAHFANLKTVDRAEIEGYRSIKNLISEYLSSKNTVRPLSIAVFGTPGSGKSFGVTEVAASIAPKIIEKLDFNLSQFQTLTDLIAAFHKVRDLSLEGKMPLVFFDEFDSAFEKKLGWLKYFLAPMQDGKFREGDAIHPIGKAIFVFAGGTSNTFNKFCGEDIEDENEKKQFTREFQGSKGPDFVSRLRGYVNILGPNQTDNEWDQLFIIRRAMLLRSLLERKVPHLINGLGEAQIDNGVLRALLKVPRYKHESRSMEAILEMSMLNDAKKWEQSHLPSKEQLKLHVDEDQFSRLLMQEEFFSEKIEKLAKELLAKHIYVYENADGRNTKTCEFLTEEEKTYIRHQVRHIPIALHKVNYEVISVKEKPEVVKFTEKELNILGEYEHKRSSLEKKELGWVYGTTLDKNKKTYPYLVYWEKLPYEYRSKIIENVKSWPEILANSNFKIERLKFLCNCETLLLLE; from the coding sequence TTGAAAAACGAAAATATTAATATAGTTGTAACAGGCGATATAGCAATAAATTTGTTGCAATGGACAACTGATGACAATAATACAAGAGTGTACGGCTGGCAATCCTATCCACAGGTTCACAGTACAATAAGGCTAGGAGAAGACTTTCTTTTATCAAAACTTGTAGCTTTATCAACAGGGGCGAACATACTTTCACCAAAAATAAAAAAAACAGGTAATAATTCACTTGAAAAAGGCCTTGTTTCTACAGTAGAGTTAGGGCTTTTTCCAGTAACCAATGATGTAAATGATAAAAATAAAGTCTACCGTATAAAGCAGTTTCTTGGATTCACATCACCAGCTTCTGGAATGCCAAAACTATTTTCAGTTATTAAAGATGATGTTAATGCTGATATAGTTATATTAGATGACGAAAATAACGGATTTAACTCTAATGAAGAAGTTTGGCCTTTAGCTTTGAAGTCTCATGAAAAATCACCAATAATTATTTATAAAACAAATAATCTTGGAGATTCCAATAATCTTTGGAATGATCTGGAGAAATACCATCTTGAAAATACTATAGTAGTTATAAATGCAGATGATTTACGTTCAAAAGGAGTTAATATAAGTAAAAGCATCTCATGGGAAAGGACTGCATTGGATTTTGTTTGGCAAATGAATAATAATGTTAATCTTGGCGCTCTTGCTAAATGTAAGCACTTGATAATACCTTTTGGAGTTGAAGGTGCTATTCATTATAAAAATGGAGGAAGATCTGAATCTGAATTGTATTTTCTGACTTATGAATTCGAAGGTGGGTTTATCAAAGGGGATCAAGGTAAAATGTATGGACTTACCTCTTGTTTTGTTGCTGGTCTTGCAAGAACTATTGTTTCAGGAATTCAAAATCATGAAGAGCTTGATAGCTCCATTCGTGAAGGCATTCGTGAAGGGATTGTTGCGGCGCAAAAGTATTTTATGCATGGGTTTGGTTATAATGTTTTTGATAGTCTTTACCCTGATCCAGTAATATTTACTGAAAGTGAAAATGACTTTATTTATAAAGAGCATATACAGGATGTAAATATACGAAATACAAAAAATCCAAACTGCCAGGCCTGCTGGTATATTATTAAAGATAAAAATTCAGTTAATTTAGGAGACACAGCTTATGACATAGTTAAAAACGGTGAAAAAAGTGCGCTTAATTTTATGCCTATAGCACATTTTGCTAATTTAAAAACCGTAGATAGAGCAGAAATCGAAGGATACAGAAGTATTAAAAATCTTATTTCCGAGTATCTTTCTTCTAAAAATACAGTTAGGCCGCTTTCTATTGCTGTATTTGGAACTCCAGGATCTGGGAAATCTTTCGGTGTAACAGAGGTAGCAGCAAGTATTGCTCCAAAGATTATTGAGAAGTTAGATTTTAATTTATCTCAATTTCAGACTCTCACAGATTTGATTGCTGCATTTCATAAAGTAAGGGATCTTTCATTAGAAGGAAAAATGCCTTTAGTATTTTTCGATGAATTTGACAGTGCATTTGAAAAAAAATTAGGTTGGCTGAAATACTTCCTTGCACCAATGCAGGATGGCAAATTCAGAGAAGGAGATGCAATTCATCCAATTGGAAAAGCTATCTTTGTTTTTGCTGGGGGCACAAGCAATACTTTTAATAAATTTTGTGGGGAAGACATAGAGGATGAAAATGAAAAAAAACAATTTACAAGAGAATTTCAGGGCTCTAAAGGCCCGGATTTTGTAAGCCGTTTAAGGGGATATGTCAATATACTTGGACCAAATCAGACAGATAATGAATGGGACCAATTGTTTATTATCCGTAGGGCAATGCTGCTTCGTTCACTTCTGGAACGTAAAGTGCCTCATCTAATAAATGGGCTTGGTGAAGCTCAAATAGATAATGGGGTGTTAAGGGCTCTACTCAAAGTTCCAAGATATAAACACGAATCAAGATCTATGGAAGCAATATTGGAGATGAGCATGTTAAATGATGCTAAAAAATGGGAGCAATCTCATTTGCCGTCAAAAGAACAGCTAAAATTGCATGTAGATGAAGATCAATTTTCACGTCTTTTAATGCAGGAAGAATTTTTTAGTGAAAAAATTGAAAAGCTTGCTAAAGAGCTTCTAGCTAAACATATATACGTTTATGAAAATGCTGATGGCAGAAATACAAAAACCTGTGAATTTCTCACTGAAGAGGAAAAGACTTATATTCGTCATCAAGTAAGGCATATTCCTATAGCTTTGCATAAAGTTAATTATGAGGTTATTTCTGTTAAAGAAAAACCTGAAGTTGTAAAGTTTACAGAAAAGGAACTGAATATTCTAGGTGAATATGAGCATAAACGTAGCTCCCTTGAAAAAAAGGAATTAGGATGGGTATATGGGACTACATTAGATAAAAATAAAAAAACATATCCTTATCTTGTATATTGGGAAAAATTACCTTATGAGTATAGGAGCAAAATCATTGAAAATGTTAAATCCTGGCCGGAAATTTTAGCAAATTCCAATTTTAAAATAGAACGGTTAAAGTTTCTATGCAATTGTGAGACTCTGCTTTTACTTGAATAA